In Massilia forsythiae, one DNA window encodes the following:
- the glmM gene encoding phosphoglucosamine mutase: MARKYFGTDGVRGLVGAGPITPEFVMRLGYAAGNVLAKGSAAKGGRPTVLIGKDTRISGYMLEAALEAGFSAAGVDVMLAGPMPTPAIAYLTRALRLQAGVVISASHNPFQDNGIKFFSEHGTKLPDAVELEIEEMIDQPMGCVASEKLGRATRLRDAQGRYIEFCKGTFPNELDLRGLKIVVDCAHGAAYNIAPHVFHELGAEVIELGTKPDGFNINAGVGATAPKAMAQAVVEHEADLGIALDGDADRLIMCDASGRLYNGDELLYVMVRARMATGPVAGAVGTLMTNMALEVAFKEMGIGFARAKVGDRYVLEMMQERGWLFGGEGSGHLLALDKHTTGDGIVSALQVLSALKRGNQSLEACCSGLQLYPQTLINVRVAPGFKWNDHAAVVAEKEAVEAELGERGRVLIRPSGTEPLVRVMVEAKEPGLAENMARRIAARFEV; encoded by the coding sequence ATGGCACGTAAATATTTTGGTACGGATGGCGTACGCGGCCTGGTGGGCGCCGGACCGATCACCCCCGAGTTCGTGATGCGGCTCGGCTATGCCGCCGGCAATGTGCTGGCCAAGGGCAGCGCCGCCAAGGGCGGACGTCCGACCGTACTGATCGGCAAGGACACCCGTATTTCCGGCTACATGCTGGAAGCAGCGCTGGAAGCCGGCTTCTCGGCGGCCGGCGTCGACGTGATGCTGGCCGGCCCGATGCCGACCCCGGCGATCGCCTACCTCACCCGTGCGCTGCGCCTGCAGGCTGGCGTCGTGATCTCGGCTTCGCACAATCCGTTCCAGGACAACGGCATCAAGTTCTTTTCCGAACACGGCACCAAGCTGCCGGACGCGGTCGAACTGGAAATCGAAGAGATGATCGACCAGCCGATGGGCTGCGTCGCATCCGAGAAACTCGGCCGCGCCACCCGACTGCGCGATGCCCAGGGCCGCTACATCGAATTCTGCAAGGGAACCTTTCCCAACGAACTCGACCTGCGCGGCCTGAAGATCGTCGTCGATTGCGCCCATGGCGCCGCCTACAACATCGCCCCGCACGTGTTCCACGAACTGGGCGCCGAAGTGATCGAGCTGGGCACCAAGCCGGACGGCTTCAACATCAACGCCGGCGTCGGCGCCACCGCGCCCAAGGCGATGGCCCAGGCCGTGGTCGAGCACGAGGCCGACCTCGGCATCGCGCTGGACGGCGACGCCGACCGCCTGATCATGTGCGACGCCAGCGGCCGCCTCTACAACGGCGACGAGTTGCTGTATGTGATGGTGCGCGCGCGCATGGCGACCGGCCCGGTGGCGGGCGCGGTCGGCACCCTGATGACCAACATGGCGCTCGAGGTGGCGTTCAAGGAAATGGGCATCGGCTTCGCACGCGCCAAGGTCGGCGACCGCTATGTGCTGGAAATGATGCAGGAGCGCGGCTGGCTGTTCGGCGGCGAGGGATCGGGCCATTTGCTGGCGCTGGACAAGCACACCACCGGCGACGGCATCGTTTCGGCGCTGCAGGTGCTGTCGGCGCTCAAGCGCGGCAACCAGAGCCTGGAAGCGTGCTGCAGCGGCCTGCAACTGTATCCGCAGACCCTGATCAACGTGCGCGTGGCGCCGGGCTTCAAGTGGAACGATCACGCTGCCGTGGTGGCCGAGAAGGAAGCGGTCGAGGCGGAACTGGGCGAACGCGGCCGCGTGCTGATCCGTCCATCCGGCACCGAACCCCTGGTGCGCGTGATGGTCGAGGCCAAGGAGCCGGGCCTTGCAGAGAACATGGCGCGCCGCATCGCCGCCCGTTTCGAAGTGTGA